In the genome of Nocardioides seonyuensis, one region contains:
- a CDS encoding FHA domain-containing protein FhaB/FipA: protein MSELTLFLIRMAYLAILWIFVLSAISVIRSDMFGARIPETARGSAAPAAKPKGRPRRARRGDPTHLIVVEGDNVGARAELAEAPLLIGRGTDAAIRLDDDYVSTRHARVAASGDEWFVEDLGSTNGTYVGSVRITQPTTIGPGVQVRVGKTILELRK, encoded by the coding sequence ATGTCTGAGCTCACGCTGTTCCTGATCCGCATGGCCTACCTGGCGATCTTGTGGATCTTCGTGCTCTCGGCGATCTCGGTGATCCGTTCCGACATGTTCGGCGCGCGCATCCCGGAGACTGCCCGCGGGAGTGCGGCACCGGCCGCCAAGCCCAAGGGTCGGCCGCGACGGGCCCGCCGCGGAGACCCCACCCACCTGATCGTGGTCGAGGGCGACAACGTGGGGGCTCGCGCTGAGCTCGCTGAAGCGCCGCTGCTGATCGGTCGCGGCACGGACGCCGCCATCCGTCTCGACGACGACTACGTCTCCACGCGGCACGCGCGCGTCGCCGCCAGCGGTGACGAGTGGTTCGTCGAGGACCTCGGCTCCACCAACGGCACCTACGTCGGATCCGTGCGCATCACCCAGCCCACGACCATCGGGCCGGGCGTCCAGGTGCGGGTGGGCAAGACGATCCTCGAGCTGCGGAAGTGA
- a CDS encoding serine/threonine-protein kinase — MTTLVPGGHADDAGRYVLDSRIATGGMGEVWRARDTVLDRPVAVKVLKTEYADDALFRARFETEARNAASLHHPGIASVFDFGQAAAADGSPTPRPYLVMELVEGQPLSELLRPGSPLDAAVARDLLAQAAEALGAAHRQGIVHRDVKPANLLVTPDRRVKVTDFGIARAAEGMSLTETGQVLGTPAYISPEQAEGSPASAASDVYSLGVVAFEGLAGRKPFVADTPVATAIAHLRSPVPPLPDSVPDDLAAVVRRALSKDPAERYADGAAFAQALREGDTAPTAATAVVPAAAAAADAPATQVFPAAPPAEAAPERRRTTSAGVPWPWVVGLLVLVAALVLALWLASRAGDEPEQEQEQRPTPTETQTGSPTDTPTETPTEPPTEEPEPSETPTETEAAETVEVDPAAYVGRDHKDVEKELRELGLEPVKVELENAGDQGEGIVAEVSPTGTVGVGDTVEVRFWGKAPKEPGNGEGNEG, encoded by the coding sequence GTGACGACGCTCGTCCCGGGCGGGCACGCCGACGACGCCGGTCGCTACGTCCTCGACTCGCGCATCGCGACCGGGGGGATGGGCGAGGTCTGGCGAGCGCGCGACACCGTGCTGGACAGGCCGGTCGCGGTGAAGGTGCTGAAGACCGAGTACGCCGACGACGCGTTGTTCCGTGCCCGGTTCGAGACCGAGGCCAGGAACGCCGCGTCGCTGCACCACCCCGGCATCGCCTCCGTCTTCGACTTCGGGCAGGCCGCGGCCGCCGACGGCTCGCCCACCCCGAGGCCCTACCTCGTGATGGAGCTGGTCGAGGGGCAGCCGCTCTCCGAGCTCCTGCGACCCGGGAGCCCGCTCGACGCGGCGGTCGCCCGCGACCTGCTGGCCCAGGCCGCGGAGGCGCTGGGCGCCGCCCACCGGCAGGGCATCGTCCACCGCGACGTCAAGCCCGCCAATCTCCTGGTCACCCCGGACCGCAGGGTCAAGGTCACCGACTTCGGCATCGCCCGCGCAGCGGAGGGGATGTCCCTCACCGAGACCGGTCAGGTCCTCGGCACACCCGCCTACATCTCGCCCGAGCAGGCCGAGGGCAGCCCCGCCTCGGCCGCCTCCGACGTCTACTCCCTCGGCGTGGTCGCCTTCGAGGGCCTCGCCGGCAGGAAGCCCTTCGTCGCCGACACCCCGGTCGCCACCGCGATCGCCCACCTGCGCAGCCCGGTGCCGCCGCTGCCCGACTCCGTGCCGGACGATCTCGCGGCCGTCGTACGACGCGCGCTCTCCAAGGACCCCGCCGAGCGTTACGCCGACGGGGCTGCCTTCGCCCAGGCGCTGCGCGAGGGCGACACGGCCCCCACGGCAGCCACGGCGGTCGTGCCGGCGGCCGCCGCTGCCGCCGACGCGCCGGCGACGCAGGTCTTCCCAGCGGCGCCCCCTGCGGAGGCTGCGCCCGAGCGGCGCCGTACGACATCCGCCGGTGTCCCGTGGCCGTGGGTCGTGGGGCTCCTCGTCCTGGTCGCAGCGCTCGTGCTGGCGCTGTGGCTCGCGAGCCGCGCCGGCGACGAGCCGGAGCAGGAGCAGGAGCAGCGCCCGACCCCCACCGAGACACAGACAGGGTCGCCGACCGACACTCCCACGGAGACCCCCACTGAGCCCCCGACGGAGGAGCCGGAGCCGTCCGAGACACCGACGGAGACCGAGGCCGCCGAGACGGTCGAGGTGGACCCCGCGGCCTACGTCGGCCGTGACCACAAGGACGTCGAGAAGGAGCTGCGCGAGCTCGGCCTCGAGCCGGTCAAGGTGGAGCTGGAGAACGCCGGCGACCAGGGGGAGGGCATCGTGGCGGAGGTGTCGCCCACCGGCACGGTCGGGGTCGGTGACACCGTGGAGGTGCGCTTCTGGGGCAAGGCGCCCAAGGAGCCAGGCAACGGAGAGGGCAACGAGGGATGA
- a CDS encoding glycoside hydrolase family 16 protein, with protein MSPRRVLAGSALALVLPASLLLGLPSHSATESAEGGAASASLRTTATQWVHLQALPQIVQQGARVASPDAAKAAITATIRPVEAGRKVRLEVERDSHWESVATVRQNAKGRAQFAAPATSSGRPLTYRVRAAAFEGLEAITSDTVSTARWLSPTWTDEFTGSALSPTWHHRGQHFDVKSLRRCSRGDPKAVEVGDGAVRLSVMKDRSQTTRCKVRVRDEFAGRYAHRLNGHIGTEGAFSFKYGIAAARMKFHRTRGQHGSFWMQAVGGMYPGGTGHEIDVIEYFGDNHRKGGLTTFIHRYEGSRVVKTGARITDIRSFLRNKRDGWSKNYHVFSVEWTPQTLIFRIDGKETTRISGGISSVPQFPILSLLSSDYEIPKMKGRQLPQHMYVDWIRVWETGS; from the coding sequence ATGTCCCCACGTCGCGTACTCGCAGGCAGCGCCCTCGCTCTGGTGCTGCCCGCATCCCTGCTGCTCGGACTCCCGTCCCACTCGGCCACCGAGAGCGCTGAAGGAGGAGCGGCGAGCGCATCCTTACGCACCACCGCCACGCAGTGGGTACACCTGCAGGCGCTGCCGCAGATCGTCCAGCAGGGTGCCCGGGTCGCCAGCCCCGACGCAGCGAAGGCGGCCATCACGGCCACCATCAGGCCGGTCGAGGCCGGTCGGAAGGTCAGGCTCGAGGTCGAGCGCGACTCCCACTGGGAGTCCGTGGCCACGGTCCGGCAGAACGCCAAGGGCCGCGCCCAGTTCGCCGCTCCTGCCACCAGCAGTGGTCGGCCGCTGACCTACCGTGTCAGGGCCGCTGCCTTCGAGGGCCTCGAGGCGATCACGAGCGACACCGTCAGCACCGCGCGCTGGCTGTCCCCGACCTGGACCGACGAGTTCACCGGCTCCGCGCTCTCTCCCACGTGGCACCACCGCGGGCAGCACTTCGACGTCAAGAGCCTTCGCCGGTGCTCCAGGGGCGACCCGAAGGCGGTCGAGGTCGGCGACGGTGCCGTGCGGCTCAGCGTCATGAAGGACCGCAGCCAGACCACCAGGTGCAAGGTCCGCGTCCGCGATGAGTTCGCCGGCAGGTACGCCCACCGCCTCAACGGCCACATCGGCACCGAAGGCGCCTTCTCGTTCAAGTACGGCATCGCCGCGGCGCGCATGAAGTTCCACCGCACGCGCGGGCAGCACGGCAGCTTCTGGATGCAGGCGGTGGGAGGCATGTATCCCGGCGGCACCGGTCATGAGATCGACGTCATCGAGTACTTCGGCGACAACCACCGCAAGGGCGGTCTGACCACCTTCATCCACCGCTACGAGGGCAGCCGGGTCGTCAAGACCGGGGCTCGGATCACGGACATCCGGTCGTTCCTCAGGAACAAGCGTGACGGCTGGTCGAAGAACTACCACGTGTTCTCGGTGGAGTGGACACCACAGACCCTGATCTTCCGCATCGACGGCAAGGAGACCACCCGCATCAGCGGCGGCATCTCCAGCGTCCCGCAGTTCCCCATCCTGAGCCTGCTCTCCTCGGACTACGAGATACCGAAGATGAAGGGCAGGCAGCTCCCGCAGCACATGTACGTCGACTGGATCCGCGTCTGGGAGACCGGCTCCTGA
- a CDS encoding PP2C family protein-serine/threonine phosphatase: MTFHLHYSAISDVGRVRRDNQDSGYAGPWLLTVCDGVGGAVRGDLASSTAVQQLRKLDQPPADDLLGQVAGAIHRADDRIAELVEEDPALSGTSTTLTVALFDGEKLAMGHLGDSRAYLLREGEISQLTQDHTFVQTLIDEGRITEEESRTHPHRNLILKALDGIRHEEPDLFEVPLQLGDRVLVCSDGASGVLSPERMADILGSGTPDFAAVELVRASLEAGSTDNVTCVVAEVSGTEPDATLQPLLVGAAADLPRRAPLAGAGRGLFRGHRSGDTGEIEPVTDVELGEDIPAGAIPADPIDPEAARYAPRPPSQHTGLRRLLAALVLLGLAWIALAVAWSWSQQQFYVAEHDGRVTIFRGLNADLPGIELSHPYETTDVEMAALSDIEGEQVREGLEADNLADAHTIVDNYAARQASG, from the coding sequence ATGACCTTCCACCTCCACTACTCCGCCATCTCCGATGTCGGACGGGTCCGTCGCGACAACCAGGACTCCGGATACGCCGGCCCCTGGCTGCTCACCGTCTGCGACGGAGTCGGCGGAGCGGTGCGCGGTGACCTGGCCTCGAGCACCGCGGTGCAGCAGCTCCGCAAGCTGGACCAGCCACCCGCGGACGACCTGCTCGGTCAGGTGGCCGGCGCCATCCACCGCGCCGACGACCGCATCGCCGAGCTGGTGGAGGAGGACCCCGCCCTCAGCGGCACGTCCACGACCCTCACGGTCGCGCTCTTCGACGGCGAGAAGCTCGCGATGGGCCACCTGGGCGACAGCCGCGCCTACCTCCTGCGCGAGGGCGAGATCAGCCAGCTGACCCAGGACCACACCTTCGTCCAGACGCTGATCGACGAGGGTCGCATCACCGAGGAGGAGTCGCGGACCCATCCCCACCGCAACCTCATCCTCAAGGCTCTCGACGGCATCCGGCACGAGGAGCCCGACCTCTTCGAGGTCCCGCTCCAGCTGGGCGACCGGGTGCTGGTGTGCAGCGACGGCGCCAGCGGCGTCCTCTCCCCTGAGCGCATGGCCGACATCCTCGGCAGCGGCACCCCGGACTTCGCAGCCGTCGAGCTGGTGCGCGCGAGCCTCGAGGCCGGCAGCACAGACAACGTCACCTGCGTGGTGGCCGAGGTGTCCGGGACCGAACCGGACGCCACGCTCCAGCCGCTCCTGGTCGGGGCCGCTGCCGACCTGCCGCGCCGCGCGCCCCTCGCCGGCGCCGGGCGCGGGCTGTTCCGCGGGCACCGCTCGGGCGACACGGGCGAGATCGAGCCGGTGACCGACGTGGAGCTGGGCGAGGACATCCCGGCAGGGGCGATTCCTGCCGACCCCATCGACCCCGAGGCCGCCCGCTACGCCCCCCGGCCGCCTTCGCAGCACACCGGGCTGCGACGGCTCCTCGCCGCCCTCGTGCTCCTGGGCCTGGCCTGGATCGCGCTCGCGGTCGCCTGGTCCTGGAGCCAGCAGCAGTTCTACGTCGCCGAGCACGACGGCAGGGTCACCATCTTCCGCGGGCTCAACGCCGACCTGCCCGGCATCGAGCTCTCCCACCCCTACGAGACCACCGACGTGGAGATGGCGGCGCTGAGCGACATCGAGGGCGAGCAGGTGCGCGAAGGACTCGAGGCCGACAACCTCGCCGACGCCCACACGATCGTCGACAACTACGCCGCCCGCCAGGCGAGCGGCTGA
- a CDS encoding FhaA domain-containing protein translates to MNALQRFEHKLEQMISGVFARAFRSAVQPVEIAAALQRECDNNAQVLSRQRRVVPNEFHVELSATDLERLVDLGPTLTDDLTTQLQDHADAQGYVFTGPVTIDLEPADDLTTGRFRIRSKSVASVADNDTRTRSRSSHAMLEINGTRHPLRPPGLVIGRGTEADLRINDPGVSRRHLELEVSVDGVEAVDLGSTNGIVVDGSKVARARLHDGATIKIGNTEMVVRVDGGRDQAGGFNV, encoded by the coding sequence ATGAACGCGTTGCAGCGCTTCGAGCACAAGCTGGAGCAGATGATCTCCGGAGTCTTCGCGAGAGCCTTCCGCAGTGCCGTGCAGCCCGTCGAGATCGCCGCGGCCCTCCAGCGCGAGTGCGACAACAACGCCCAGGTGCTGAGCCGGCAGCGCCGGGTCGTCCCCAACGAGTTCCACGTCGAGCTCTCCGCCACCGACCTCGAGCGGCTCGTCGACCTGGGCCCCACCCTCACCGACGACCTCACCACCCAGCTGCAGGACCACGCCGACGCCCAGGGCTACGTCTTCACCGGCCCGGTGACGATCGACCTCGAGCCCGCCGACGACCTCACGACCGGCAGGTTCCGGATCCGCAGCAAGTCCGTCGCCAGCGTCGCCGACAACGACACCCGCACGCGCAGTCGCAGCTCCCACGCGATGCTCGAGATCAACGGCACCCGACACCCCTTGCGTCCGCCCGGCCTCGTCATCGGACGTGGCACCGAGGCCGACCTGCGCATCAACGACCCCGGCGTGAGCCGCCGTCACCTCGAGCTCGAGGTCAGCGTCGACGGCGTCGAGGCGGTCGACCTGGGGTCGACCAACGGGATCGTGGTCGACGGGTCCAAGGTCGCCCGGGCCCGGCTCCACGACGGCGCCACGATCAAGATCGGGAACACCGAGATGGTGGTCCGCGTCGACGGCGGTCGCGACCAGGCGGGAGGCTTCAATGTCTGA
- the pknB gene encoding Stk1 family PASTA domain-containing Ser/Thr kinase, translating to MTHEPTVIGGRYQLSELLGRGGMAEVRKGTDLRLGRTVAVKRLRTDLASDATFQARFRREAQSSASLNHPSIVSVYDTGEEMASDGSGVAQPYIVMECVQGRTLRDILREGRKILPERALEITSGVLAALDYSHRAGIIHRDIKPGNVMLTPAGDVKVMDFGIARAISDASSNMTQTAAVVGTAQYLSPEQARGETVDSRSDVYSTGCLLYELLTGRPPFVGDSPVAVAYQHVREPATPPSDLDDQLDPEIDRIVMKSLAKRVEDRYQSAAAMRADIERYLAGHPVQAPAVAPVAAPDEPPTAVTTTMRTATGVAAAPPPTRAQDDDNRGRTGLWILMGLLLLGLVAAGAFLLPRMFDTASEEVQVPALVGLTEDEARLAIVDAGLTVGRVDPRTSPSVESGLVMEQSPNRDLYVAPDTDVDIVVSLGKPEVEVPYVIGQTKDQARSTLVDAGLKVRLQKEDSDEPRDQVLSTDPAPGTAIADGSLVTVVWSDGPQEIPNVVGMTQQEAEKAITRAGFVPDAVPYGGETTEPKGTVVRQSPASGTADEGDTITISISTYEEPTEEPTPTETPTVPTETPTVPTETPTVPPVPTETPTGRRGPG from the coding sequence ATGACGCACGAGCCGACCGTGATCGGCGGCCGATACCAGCTCAGCGAGCTGCTGGGGCGTGGCGGGATGGCCGAGGTCCGCAAGGGCACCGACCTGCGCCTGGGGCGGACCGTCGCCGTCAAGCGCCTGCGCACTGACCTCGCCAGCGACGCGACCTTCCAGGCTCGCTTCCGTCGCGAGGCCCAGTCGTCGGCATCCCTCAACCACCCCTCGATCGTCTCGGTCTACGACACCGGCGAGGAGATGGCCAGCGACGGCTCCGGAGTCGCCCAGCCCTACATCGTCATGGAGTGCGTCCAGGGACGCACGCTGCGCGACATCCTTCGCGAGGGACGCAAGATCCTCCCCGAGCGCGCCCTCGAGATCACCAGCGGCGTCCTGGCAGCGCTGGACTACAGCCACCGAGCCGGCATCATCCACCGCGACATCAAGCCCGGCAACGTCATGCTGACCCCGGCCGGCGACGTGAAGGTGATGGACTTCGGCATCGCACGCGCCATCTCCGACGCCTCCTCCAACATGACGCAGACCGCTGCCGTGGTCGGCACCGCCCAGTACCTCTCCCCCGAGCAGGCGCGCGGCGAGACCGTCGACTCCCGCTCCGACGTCTACTCCACCGGCTGCCTGCTCTACGAGCTGCTGACCGGCCGCCCGCCCTTCGTGGGCGACAGCCCCGTCGCGGTGGCCTACCAGCACGTGCGCGAGCCGGCCACGCCACCGTCCGACCTCGACGACCAGCTCGACCCCGAGATCGACCGGATCGTCATGAAGTCCCTGGCCAAGCGGGTCGAGGACCGCTACCAGAGCGCGGCTGCGATGCGGGCCGACATCGAGCGCTACCTCGCAGGCCACCCGGTGCAGGCGCCGGCCGTCGCGCCGGTCGCGGCCCCGGACGAGCCGCCGACCGCCGTGACGACGACGATGCGCACCGCCACCGGCGTGGCGGCCGCGCCCCCGCCGACCCGCGCGCAGGACGACGACAACCGTGGCCGGACCGGCCTCTGGATCCTCATGGGGCTCCTCCTCCTCGGGCTCGTCGCGGCGGGCGCCTTCCTGCTGCCCCGGATGTTCGACACCGCCTCCGAGGAGGTGCAGGTGCCCGCGCTGGTGGGGCTCACCGAGGACGAAGCCCGGCTCGCCATCGTCGACGCCGGGCTGACGGTGGGCCGCGTCGACCCCCGCACCTCCCCCAGCGTCGAGTCGGGCCTCGTCATGGAGCAGTCACCCAACCGCGACCTCTACGTCGCCCCCGACACCGATGTCGACATCGTCGTCTCGCTCGGCAAGCCCGAGGTCGAGGTGCCCTACGTCATCGGCCAGACCAAGGACCAGGCCAGGTCGACGCTCGTGGACGCCGGCCTCAAGGTGCGCCTCCAGAAGGAGGACTCCGACGAGCCGCGAGACCAGGTGCTGAGCACCGACCCCGCACCCGGCACCGCGATCGCCGACGGCAGCCTGGTGACCGTCGTCTGGTCCGACGGACCACAGGAGATCCCCAACGTCGTGGGCATGACCCAGCAGGAGGCGGAGAAGGCGATCACGAGGGCCGGGTTCGTGCCGGACGCCGTGCCCTACGGCGGGGAGACGACCGAGCCCAAGGGCACCGTCGTACGCCAGAGCCCCGCCAGCGGCACGGCCGACGAGGGCGACACCATCACGATCTCGATCTCCACCTACGAGGAGCCGACGGAGGAGCCGACGCCGACGGAGACGCCGACCGTGCCGACCGAGACGCCGACCGTGCCGACCGAGACGCCCACGGTCCCGCCTGTCCCCACCGAGACCCCGACCGGACGGCGCGGACCGGGCTGA
- a CDS encoding FtsW/RodA/SpoVE family cell cycle protein yields the protein MNQSGASLMDFVHRRRRGAELLLLILALVVGIGAYAAVGLGVEGHVPADLVGYGGWLTALIVVAHVAIRVVAPYADPVLLPLVAALNGLGLAVIHRLDLDPTSFCSDNGTFARQQLTWMTLGVVLFVATLFLLRDHRLLQRFTYTSGLVAIALLLLPMMPLIGNTINGAKIWINVGPFSFQPGEVAKVLLVITFAGYLVLHRDALALAGRRVLFIDLPRGRDLGPLLVMFAVSMFILVFQRDLGSSLLFFGIFLVMLYVATERPGWLVVGGALFAVGAALGWQAFGHVQNRVNIWLDPMAYYDETPGSGQLVEGLFGMGWGGLIGRGFGEGDPCRIPYAESDFIVAAIGEELGLTAVMAVVVCYGLIVERALRIALISRDGFGKLLATGLGAIFALQVFVVIGGVTGLIPLTGLTTPFLSYGGSSLVANWVVIALLLRISDQARRPVPRLDPDGPSWSDSETTQVVKLK from the coding sequence ATGAACCAGTCCGGAGCCTCCCTCATGGACTTCGTGCACCGCCGTCGCCGGGGCGCGGAGCTGTTGCTCCTCATCCTCGCCCTGGTCGTGGGCATCGGTGCCTACGCCGCCGTGGGCCTGGGCGTCGAGGGGCACGTCCCCGCCGACCTCGTGGGGTACGGCGGCTGGCTCACCGCCCTGATCGTGGTCGCCCACGTGGCGATCCGGGTGGTCGCGCCCTACGCCGACCCTGTCCTGCTCCCGCTGGTCGCCGCACTCAACGGGCTCGGGCTCGCCGTCATCCACCGCCTCGACCTCGACCCCACGAGCTTCTGCTCCGACAACGGCACCTTCGCGCGCCAGCAGCTCACCTGGATGACCCTGGGCGTGGTGCTGTTCGTGGCGACGTTGTTCCTGCTGCGCGACCACCGGCTGCTCCAGCGGTTCACCTACACCTCGGGCCTGGTGGCGATCGCCCTGCTGCTGCTGCCGATGATGCCGCTGATCGGCAACACCATCAACGGCGCCAAGATCTGGATCAACGTCGGTCCCTTCAGCTTCCAGCCCGGCGAGGTCGCCAAGGTCCTGCTCGTCATCACCTTCGCCGGATACCTCGTGCTCCACCGTGACGCGCTGGCCCTCGCCGGTCGCCGGGTCCTCTTCATCGACCTGCCGCGCGGCCGTGACCTGGGGCCCCTGCTGGTGATGTTCGCGGTCAGCATGTTCATCCTGGTGTTCCAGCGCGACCTCGGCTCGAGCCTGCTGTTCTTCGGCATCTTCCTGGTCATGCTCTACGTCGCCACCGAGCGCCCGGGGTGGCTCGTCGTGGGTGGGGCCCTCTTCGCGGTGGGTGCCGCCCTGGGGTGGCAGGCCTTCGGCCACGTCCAGAACCGCGTCAACATCTGGCTCGACCCGATGGCCTACTACGACGAGACACCCGGCTCGGGCCAGCTCGTCGAGGGCCTGTTCGGCATGGGATGGGGTGGACTGATCGGTCGCGGCTTCGGCGAGGGCGACCCGTGCCGCATCCCCTACGCCGAGTCCGACTTCATCGTCGCTGCCATCGGCGAGGAGCTCGGCCTGACCGCGGTCATGGCGGTGGTGGTCTGCTACGGCCTGATCGTCGAGCGTGCCCTGCGCATCGCGCTGATCTCGCGTGACGGCTTCGGCAAGCTGCTCGCGACCGGCCTCGGCGCCATCTTCGCCCTCCAGGTCTTCGTGGTGATCGGCGGCGTGACCGGCCTGATCCCGCTCACCGGTCTGACGACGCCGTTCCTGTCGTACGGCGGGTCCTCGCTCGTCGCCAACTGGGTCGTGATCGCCCTGCTGCTCCGCATCTCCGACCAGGCTCGACGCCCCGTCCCGCGACTGGACCCCGACGGCCCCTCGTGGTCCGACAGCGAGACCACCCAGGTGGTGAAGCTCAAGTGA
- a CDS encoding peptidoglycan D,D-transpeptidase FtsI family protein codes for MNKPIRVVAVFCLLLFVALLLNSSYLMYFRAGDLGEDPRNRRIINNAFSRERGAILVGKDAVARSVPSDDKYEFQRTYPQPLKYAPVTGHFSFFTQTGVERSQNDVLSGEDSRLFVTRLVDLLKNAEPKGGNVQLTLDPAAQDAAWAGLEALPGDAKGAVVALEPSTGRVLAMASTPTYDPNGMASHDFGSVAELTERLQADPDDPLINRAIGTTLPPGSTFKLVTATAAIESGDYDADSMVPGGFAFQLPQSETKIKNHDGGDCGGKRISLTRALEVSCNVSFLSLADELGNDAMADQAEKFGFNSTSLQDLPGQAKSLYPRDMDEPQTAMSGIGQSSVTATPLQMAMVAAAIANGGDVMRPYVVNEVRAPDLSVLGQTDPERISEAMSSSTASELTRMLVSTVAQGTATPAAIPGIDVAGKTGTAQSTPDRPPYAWFVSFAPADDPQIAVAVMVESSDTSRDEIAGGRLGGPIAKAVMEAVIAP; via the coding sequence GTGAACAAGCCCATCCGCGTGGTCGCGGTCTTCTGCCTGCTGCTGTTCGTGGCGCTCCTCCTCAACTCCTCCTACCTGATGTACTTCCGCGCCGGCGACCTCGGCGAGGACCCGCGCAACCGCCGCATCATCAACAACGCCTTCTCGCGCGAGCGCGGGGCGATCCTGGTCGGCAAGGATGCGGTGGCGCGCAGCGTGCCCTCCGACGACAAGTACGAGTTCCAGCGCACCTACCCCCAGCCCCTCAAGTACGCCCCCGTGACGGGCCACTTCTCCTTCTTCACCCAGACCGGTGTGGAGCGGTCCCAGAACGACGTCCTCTCCGGTGAGGACTCCCGGCTGTTCGTGACGCGCCTGGTCGACCTCCTCAAGAACGCCGAGCCGAAGGGCGGCAACGTCCAGCTGACCCTCGACCCCGCGGCGCAGGACGCAGCCTGGGCAGGCCTCGAGGCACTGCCCGGGGACGCCAAGGGTGCGGTCGTGGCGCTCGAGCCCTCGACCGGTCGCGTGCTCGCGATGGCGTCCACCCCGACCTATGACCCCAACGGCATGGCGTCCCACGACTTCGGCTCCGTGGCCGAGCTCACCGAGCGTCTGCAGGCCGACCCCGACGACCCCCTGATCAACCGGGCGATCGGCACGACCCTGCCGCCGGGCTCCACGTTCAAGCTCGTGACCGCCACGGCCGCGATCGAGTCGGGCGACTACGACGCCGACTCGATGGTGCCCGGCGGGTTCGCGTTCCAGCTGCCGCAGTCGGAGACCAAGATCAAGAACCACGACGGCGGTGACTGCGGCGGCAAGCGGATCAGCCTCACCCGCGCGCTCGAGGTCTCGTGCAACGTCAGCTTCCTCAGCCTCGCCGACGAGCTCGGCAACGACGCGATGGCCGACCAGGCCGAGAAGTTCGGCTTCAACTCCACCTCGCTGCAGGACCTGCCGGGCCAGGCGAAGTCGCTCTACCCGCGTGACATGGACGAGCCGCAGACGGCGATGTCCGGCATCGGGCAGTCCAGCGTCACCGCGACACCGCTCCAGATGGCGATGGTGGCGGCAGCGATCGCCAACGGCGGCGACGTGATGCGGCCCTACGTCGTCAACGAGGTGCGCGCGCCCGATCTCTCCGTGCTCGGCCAGACCGATCCCGAGCGGATCAGCGAGGCCATGTCGAGCTCGACCGCCTCCGAGCTGACCCGCATGCTGGTGTCGACCGTCGCGCAGGGCACCGCCACCCCCGCAGCGATCCCCGGCATCGACGTGGCCGGCAAGACCGGCACGGCGCAGTCGACGCCGGACCGTCCCCCCTACGCCTGGTTCGTCTCCTTCGCTCCTGCCGACGACCCCCAGATCGCGGTGGCCGTGATGGTGGAGTCGAGCGACACCTCGCGTGACGAGATCGCCGGCGGACGGCTCGGCGGACCGATCGCCAAGGCGGTCATGGAGGCGGTGATCGCACCGTGA